In a single window of the bacterium genome:
- the fliR gene encoding flagellar biosynthetic protein FliR: protein MTALIPTPETAVFFFLVLARVLALVASLPFLAFPSIPTTIKGGFAFFVALVVFLALPGPKAAPLTLGGVALASAGEITIGLLMGFVVRAALEAVEIAGELAGFQMGFTVANVVDPFTGGQVSLIGNFQTMVATLIFVVSGLYLVFIGGLVDSFRIIAPGQAVLQGGGLDLLTDIGGRIFVNAVRIGGPLIITMLLANLGLGLMARAFPQMNVFMVGFPITIGLGFLIIAAGMPFFFTAAKSLFTGAQGDMITAIRLLAP, encoded by the coding sequence GTGACGGCGCTCATCCCCACGCCCGAGACCGCGGTCTTCTTCTTTCTCGTGCTCGCGCGCGTGCTGGCGCTTGTCGCATCGCTGCCGTTTCTCGCGTTCCCGTCGATCCCCACGACGATCAAGGGCGGGTTCGCGTTTTTCGTCGCGCTCGTCGTGTTTCTCGCGCTGCCCGGGCCGAAGGCAGCGCCGTTGACGCTCGGCGGCGTCGCGCTCGCGAGCGCGGGCGAGATCACGATCGGCCTTTTGATGGGTTTCGTCGTGCGCGCGGCGCTGGAGGCCGTGGAGATCGCCGGCGAACTCGCGGGATTCCAGATGGGATTCACGGTCGCAAACGTCGTCGATCCGTTCACCGGGGGACAGGTTTCGCTGATCGGCAATTTTCAGACGATGGTCGCGACGCTGATCTTCGTCGTCTCGGGCCTCTACCTCGTCTTCATCGGCGGACTCGTTGACAGCTTTCGCATCATCGCGCCGGGACAGGCGGTGCTGCAAGGCGGCGGGCTCGACCTTCTGACCGATATCGGCGGCCGGATTTTCGTGAACGCGGTGCGCATCGGCGGGCCGCTCATCATCACCATGCTCCTTGCGAACCTGGGGCTGGGGCTCATGGCGCGCGCGTTTCCGCAGATGAACGTGTTCATGGTCGGGTTTCCGATCACGATCGGGCTTGGGTTTTTGATCATCGCGGCGGGGATGCCGTTTTTCTTCACGGCGGCGAAGTCGCTGTTTACCGGCGCCCAGGGCGACATGATCACCGCAATCCGCCTTTTGGCCCCGTAG
- the flhF gene encoding flagellar biosynthesis protein FlhF, with protein sequence MTTRTFRAATMKEALAAVKAEMGADAVILSTRSAKSLSGLIGRPGVEVTAARSADARPAPARAPEIAREIPRAPEPSRAAAAYANARAASEPESEPEPRAIATPDDDRFAAFARRLDRLESHFGERSIDERLSRMSGQIEMLAAAIATLGSAAPPAMPEMTNGGGFASDLSASIAFRNLYEKLIAEGVIETMAFDIVEEARGRLGKAPEDEFLAMEHVAAAIMDRVRVVNPFSDIGRKQAICAVVGPTGSGKTTTIAKLAAAQVFNRGKKAAFVTVDTFRIGAVEQLRTYARIMSAPLDVAVDEDDLAAKIARHADKDAIFIDTAGVSQKDTRMVKRLAGYFANRPQIDLHLIVPATTQHRDLKEVVASYDGVTLSSLIATKLDEANALGGVFNIAGQTGLPLSYFTIGQHVPDDIEAATRERVVDRLLGITTH encoded by the coding sequence ATGACGACGCGAACGTTCCGCGCCGCCACGATGAAAGAGGCGCTTGCCGCGGTGAAGGCCGAGATGGGCGCCGACGCCGTGATCCTCTCGACGCGCTCGGCCAAATCGCTGAGCGGGCTGATCGGGCGGCCGGGGGTGGAAGTCACCGCCGCGCGATCCGCGGACGCCCGCCCCGCGCCCGCGCGCGCTCCGGAGATCGCGCGGGAAATCCCGCGCGCGCCCGAGCCGTCCCGCGCCGCCGCGGCGTACGCAAACGCCCGCGCCGCGTCCGAACCGGAGTCCGAGCCCGAGCCCCGCGCGATCGCGACACCGGACGACGATCGCTTCGCCGCTTTCGCCCGCCGGCTCGATCGGCTGGAGTCGCATTTCGGCGAGCGTTCGATCGACGAGCGCCTTTCCCGCATGTCCGGCCAGATCGAAATGCTCGCGGCCGCGATCGCCACCTTGGGAAGCGCCGCGCCGCCCGCCATGCCGGAAATGACAAACGGCGGCGGTTTCGCCTCGGACCTTTCCGCGTCGATCGCGTTCCGCAATCTGTACGAAAAGCTGATCGCCGAGGGCGTTATCGAGACAATGGCCTTCGATATCGTGGAGGAGGCGCGCGGCCGGCTCGGCAAGGCGCCCGAGGACGAATTCCTGGCGATGGAGCACGTGGCCGCCGCCATCATGGACCGGGTGCGTGTTGTCAATCCGTTTTCGGATATCGGCCGCAAGCAGGCGATCTGCGCGGTGGTCGGCCCGACGGGCTCCGGCAAAACGACGACGATCGCCAAGCTCGCCGCGGCGCAGGTGTTCAACCGCGGCAAGAAAGCGGCGTTCGTCACGGTGGACACGTTCCGCATCGGCGCGGTCGAACAGCTTCGCACCTACGCGCGCATCATGTCCGCGCCGCTTGACGTGGCGGTGGACGAGGACGACCTGGCCGCGAAGATCGCGCGCCACGCGGACAAGGACGCGATCTTCATCGACACCGCGGGCGTCTCGCAAAAGGACACCCGCATGGTGAAGCGGCTGGCGGGGTACTTCGCGAACCGGCCGCAGATCGACCTGCACCTGATCGTCCCGGCGACGACGCAGCATCGCGACCTGAAAGAGGTGGTCGCAAGCTACGACGGCGTGACGCTGTCATCGCTCATCGCGACCAAGCTCGACGAGGCCAACGCGCTCGGCGGCGTGTTCAACATCGCCGGGCAAACGGGCCTGCCGCTTTCGTATTTCACGATCGGCCAGCACGTGCCCGACGACATCGAGGCGGCGACCCGGGAGCGGGTGGTGGACCGCCTGCTCGGCATCACCACGCATTGA
- the flhB gene encoding flagellar biosynthesis protein FlhB, which produces MAEQDQERTEEPTSKKLEKAREEGSVAQSQEIPTVLVLATGIAVFTYAGSYMWGNLTHVMSEALARCAQTDLTADSLLGVAWPFVKAVVVVLAPLLGTVFVVGTLSYVAQFGFLVSGKAITPDLTRLDPLAGGKRLFSVKALFDTGKGFAKIILVGLIVFAAIKGQLGLLLKLSLFSPVEIGATYAAIAKTLALRVVGALSIIAAIDYLFQRATYLRKMRMTRQEVKDEFKNAEGDPKVKARIRRVQTEMAQRRMMHEVPTANVVVTNPTHVSVALRYERGKDAAPVVVAKGKDLIALKIREIAKDNGIPCVERPPLARELHKRCKVGGTIPLSLYQAVAEILAYIYSRDKGAA; this is translated from the coding sequence ATGGCCGAACAAGATCAGGAACGGACCGAGGAACCCACCTCAAAAAAACTCGAGAAGGCGCGCGAGGAAGGAAGCGTCGCCCAATCGCAGGAAATCCCCACCGTTCTCGTGCTTGCCACGGGCATCGCCGTGTTCACTTACGCCGGCTCGTACATGTGGGGAAATCTGACGCACGTGATGAGCGAGGCCCTGGCGCGGTGCGCGCAGACGGATCTGACCGCCGACTCCCTGCTGGGGGTCGCCTGGCCATTTGTCAAGGCGGTCGTCGTCGTCCTCGCGCCGCTTCTGGGCACCGTGTTTGTCGTCGGCACGCTCTCCTACGTCGCTCAATTCGGCTTCCTCGTCAGCGGCAAGGCCATCACGCCGGACCTGACGCGCCTTGACCCCCTCGCCGGGGGCAAGCGCCTGTTTTCCGTGAAAGCCCTGTTCGACACCGGCAAGGGCTTCGCGAAGATCATCCTCGTCGGGCTCATCGTCTTCGCCGCGATCAAGGGCCAACTCGGACTGCTGCTGAAGCTTTCGCTTTTTTCACCCGTCGAGATCGGCGCGACGTACGCCGCGATCGCCAAAACGCTCGCGCTGCGCGTCGTCGGCGCGCTTTCGATCATCGCGGCCATCGACTACCTGTTCCAGCGCGCCACCTACCTCCGGAAGATGCGCATGACGCGGCAGGAGGTGAAGGACGAGTTCAAGAACGCGGAGGGCGATCCGAAGGTGAAGGCGCGCATCCGGCGCGTGCAGACCGAGATGGCCCAGCGCCGCATGATGCACGAAGTGCCGACCGCGAACGTGGTCGTCACCAACCCGACGCACGTTTCCGTCGCGCTTCGCTACGAGCGCGGCAAGGACGCGGCGCCGGTCGTCGTCGCCAAGGGCAAGGATCTGATCGCCCTGAAGATCCGCGAAATCGCGAAGGACAACGGCATTCCGTGCGTCGAGCGCCCGCCGCTCGCGCGCGAGCTTCACAAGCGCTGCAAGGTGGGCGGAACGATTCCGCTGTCGCTGTATCAGGCCGTCGCGGAGATCCTCGCCTACATCTACAGCCGCGATAAGGGGGCCGCCTGA
- the flhA gene encoding flagellar biosynthesis protein FlhA produces MSAVIPVPNPDQRTSAVAFSVAIIGILVVMVLPVPTFILDSLLTISITLAVLILLVSLYTASPLEFSSFPTLLLVGTLFRLSLNVASTRLILLNGQDGADAAGRVIEAFGMFVVGGNAVVGFIVFLVLVIINFVVITKGSTRIAEVAARFTLDAMPGKQMAIDADLNSGLIDEETARGRRRSIERQADFYGAMDGASKFVRGDAIAGIVITIVNIVGGFIIGVAQQSMPLAEAASVYTILSVGDGLVSQIPALIVSTAAGIVVTRASGDIDLAGSLAKQLFGKSRIFFITAAILAFFGMVPGMPAAPFLILAVTIAIAAVRVRAVEIERDRVSADAALPKDAKEPERIQDLLGLDLVELEIGYGLIHLVDPDQGGELLEKVKAIRRQFAQKMGLVIPPIHIRDNLQLKPGQYRILIKGVQVGDGDLMTDRFLAMDPGSVEKPIDGIPTVEPAFQLPAIWIRKTDREKAQFAGYTVVDLATVITTHLSEIFRHSSHQLLSRQDTSELLDNFAKKSPKVVAELVPNLLPLGTIQKVLQNLVKEEVPVRDLLTILETLADFAPVTKDPDVLTEYVRQALARTITDLHAGGDGTIALMTLESVLENRLTESVQSSQHGAFLSIEPDLAQRLLRALDSAGGKFNNIGTRPVLLTNPLIRGHLKRFLDKFMPSWAILSHNEIDAKAKIYSLGTVEV; encoded by the coding sequence ATGAGCGCCGTCATTCCCGTGCCGAATCCGGATCAACGCACCTCCGCCGTCGCTTTTTCCGTCGCCATCATCGGCATCCTCGTCGTGATGGTGCTGCCGGTCCCGACGTTCATCCTGGACTCGCTGTTGACGATCTCGATCACGCTGGCCGTGCTGATCCTGCTCGTGTCGCTTTATACCGCGTCGCCGCTCGAGTTCTCGTCGTTTCCGACGCTGCTTCTTGTCGGCACGCTGTTCCGGTTGTCGTTGAACGTCGCGTCGACGCGCCTCATCCTCCTGAACGGCCAGGACGGCGCGGACGCGGCGGGCCGGGTGATCGAGGCGTTCGGCATGTTCGTCGTCGGCGGCAACGCCGTTGTCGGCTTCATCGTCTTTCTGGTCCTTGTCATCATCAACTTCGTCGTCATCACCAAGGGCTCCACGCGTATCGCGGAGGTCGCCGCGCGCTTCACCCTGGACGCCATGCCCGGCAAGCAGATGGCGATCGACGCCGATTTGAACTCCGGTCTCATCGACGAGGAGACCGCGCGGGGCCGCCGCCGCTCGATCGAGCGCCAGGCGGACTTTTACGGCGCGATGGACGGCGCGAGCAAGTTCGTGCGCGGCGACGCCATCGCCGGCATCGTCATCACGATCGTCAATATCGTCGGCGGGTTCATCATCGGCGTCGCGCAACAGTCGATGCCCCTTGCCGAGGCCGCGAGCGTTTACACCATCCTTTCCGTTGGCGACGGGCTGGTCTCGCAGATCCCCGCGCTCATCGTCTCCACCGCGGCCGGTATCGTCGTCACGCGCGCCTCCGGCGACATCGACCTGGCCGGGAGTCTCGCGAAACAGCTTTTCGGCAAAAGCCGCATCTTCTTCATCACCGCGGCGATCCTCGCGTTTTTCGGCATGGTGCCGGGCATGCCCGCCGCGCCGTTCCTGATCCTGGCCGTGACGATCGCGATCGCCGCGGTGCGCGTCCGGGCGGTGGAGATCGAACGGGACCGCGTCTCGGCCGACGCCGCCTTGCCGAAAGACGCCAAGGAACCCGAACGGATTCAGGATCTGCTGGGGCTCGATCTCGTGGAACTGGAGATCGGCTACGGGCTCATTCATCTGGTCGATCCGGATCAGGGCGGCGAGCTTCTCGAGAAGGTGAAGGCCATCCGGCGGCAGTTCGCGCAGAAGATGGGCCTTGTCATTCCGCCGATCCACATCCGCGACAACCTGCAACTCAAGCCGGGGCAATACCGCATCCTCATCAAGGGCGTGCAGGTCGGCGACGGCGATCTGATGACCGACAGATTTTTGGCGATGGATCCGGGGAGCGTCGAGAAACCGATTGACGGGATCCCCACCGTGGAGCCCGCGTTCCAGCTTCCGGCGATCTGGATCCGTAAAACGGATCGCGAAAAGGCCCAGTTCGCGGGTTACACGGTCGTCGATCTGGCGACGGTCATCACGACGCATCTATCGGAAATCTTTAGACATTCCTCGCATCAGCTCCTTTCGCGCCAGGACACGAGCGAACTTTTGGACAACTTCGCGAAGAAGTCCCCGAAGGTCGTGGCGGAGTTGGTCCCCAACTTGCTTCCCTTGGGGACCATTCAGAAAGTTCTTCAGAACCTGGTCAAGGAGGAAGTGCCGGTGCGAGACCTTTTGACGATCCTCGAAACGCTGGCCGACTTCGCGCCGGTGACCAAGGATCCGGACGTGCTGACCGAATACGTCCGACAGGCGCTCGCCCGCACGATCACCGATCTGCACGCCGGCGGCGACGGCACCATCGCGCTGATGACGCTGGAATCCGTGCTCGAAAACCGGCTGACCGAGTCCGTGCAGTCAAGCCAGCACGGCGCTTTCCTTTCGATCGAGCCGGACCTGGCGCAGCGGCTCTTGCGCGCGCTGGATTCCGCCGGCGGCAAGTTCAACAACATCGGCACGCGCCCCGTGCTGCTCACGAACCCGCTCATCCGCGGGCATCTGAAGCGTTTCCTCGACAAGTTCATGCCGAGTTGGGCGATCCTCTCGCACAACGAGATCGACGCGAAGGCCAAGATCTACTCGCTCGGAACGGTGGAGGTATAA
- the fliQ gene encoding flagellar type III secretion system protein FliQ, producing the protein MTLESAMTISRMAVEAAAAVATPILAAGLVAGLLVSIFQAVTQIHEMTLTFIPKILAVGIVGAVFYTFMMNHLLDFTVKMFTTFPAYIR; encoded by the coding sequence ATGACGCTCGAATCCGCGATGACGATCTCGCGCATGGCCGTCGAGGCCGCGGCGGCGGTGGCGACGCCGATCCTGGCCGCCGGGCTCGTGGCCGGCCTTCTCGTTTCGATATTCCAGGCGGTGACGCAGATCCACGAGATGACGCTGACCTTCATCCCGAAGATCCTCGCGGTCGGCATCGTGGGCGCCGTTTTTTACACGTTCATGATGAACCACCTGCTCGATTTCACCGTCAAGATGTTCACCACCTTTCCGGCGTACATCCGCTAG